Proteins encoded by one window of Fodinicurvata sp. EGI_FJ10296:
- a CDS encoding ABC transporter substrate-binding protein, protein MSSGSMAGLAAIGAGALTIAISAAVPADAQETDYPVTIQNGDHTLIIDAPPERAVSLNGHTTELMLTLGLGDRMVGTAYMNYPVLEPLEAAYDEVPVLSDGTGYPSLEVLLGAGADFTYGRDSAYRDTAVGSVERLGAVGINAYVVKGTVIHGATMDDVYEDIRNLGLIFDVQPRATALIDSIEGEISAVQATLAEVADPVDVLVYDSGHDGIYTTGQALQTALIELAGGRNIFDDIDDTWAMVSWEEAVVRNPEVIVINDYGETSAEAKIAMLKDRPALASIPAIENDRFVVLPLPGAFEGVRNADAVRTLAEGFYPDLFR, encoded by the coding sequence ATGTCCTCAGGTTCCATGGCCGGGTTGGCCGCTATCGGTGCCGGCGCTCTCACCATTGCCATCTCTGCCGCCGTGCCCGCCGACGCGCAGGAAACCGACTACCCGGTCACCATCCAGAACGGCGATCATACCTTGATCATCGACGCACCGCCGGAACGGGCGGTCAGCCTCAACGGCCATACGACCGAGCTGATGCTGACGCTCGGTCTCGGCGACCGGATGGTCGGCACCGCCTATATGAACTATCCCGTACTTGAACCGCTCGAAGCCGCCTATGACGAAGTCCCGGTGCTTTCCGACGGTACCGGCTATCCATCGCTGGAAGTCCTGCTCGGGGCCGGCGCCGACTTTACCTATGGCCGCGACAGTGCCTATCGCGACACGGCTGTCGGTTCGGTCGAGCGCCTCGGTGCTGTCGGCATAAACGCCTATGTCGTCAAGGGCACCGTGATCCACGGCGCGACGATGGACGACGTATACGAGGATATCCGAAATCTGGGACTGATATTCGATGTTCAGCCGCGCGCGACGGCGCTGATCGACAGCATCGAAGGAGAAATCAGCGCGGTGCAGGCAACGCTCGCCGAGGTAGCGGACCCCGTCGACGTTCTGGTTTACGACAGCGGTCATGACGGCATCTACACTACCGGACAGGCGCTTCAGACCGCGTTGATCGAGCTTGCCGGCGGCCGCAACATTTTCGACGACATCGATGACACCTGGGCCATGGTGAGCTGGGAAGAGGCTGTCGTGCGCAATCCGGAGGTCATCGTAATCAACGACTATGGCGAGACCAGCGCCGAAGCCAAGATCGCCATGCTCAAGGACCGCCCGGCATTGGCGAGTATTCCCGCCATAGAAAACGACCGCTTCGTTGTGCTGCCGCTTCCCGGCGCATTCGAAGGCGTGCGCAATGCCGATGCAGTGCGCACCCTTGCCGAGGGCTTCTATCCGGACCTGTTCCGGTGA
- a CDS encoding glycosyltransferase encodes MVTNSFAPLVSGVARSVADYAREYRHRGHGVLVVAPEFDNQSEDEAGVMRLPAIQHFNGSDFSVALPFSRLVRSEIDEFRPQIVHSHHPFLLGATAVRIAHHFDCPLVFTHHTMYEQYTHYVPGDSPPLKRFVIDLATHYANLCDQVIAPSESIAAILHRRGVHTPVDVVPTGIRVRDFADGDGAQFRKAYAIPEDAPVFGHVGRLAPEKNLGFLSRAVALVLANHPDAHFLVVGSGPSRVELERLFSERGLSGRVHATGTLEGRKLADAYHAMDAFVFASSSETQGLVLVEAMAARLPVIAIDGTGVRETVVDQYNGRLVPDDVSEQDFADAMKWLLAQPPAERNRLSNGAFETADRLSIERSAARCLELYHRLLDRDGSDRNAEAYRLWAATRRRVATEWALLRSLSESMQSALQSRQFTHDDEP; translated from the coding sequence ATGGTCACGAATTCGTTTGCCCCATTGGTCAGCGGGGTCGCCCGCTCGGTAGCGGATTATGCCCGAGAGTATCGCCACCGGGGACACGGGGTGCTCGTCGTCGCGCCGGAATTCGATAACCAATCCGAGGACGAAGCCGGCGTCATGCGCCTGCCCGCCATTCAGCATTTCAACGGCAGCGATTTCTCCGTCGCACTGCCGTTCTCACGCCTTGTCAGATCCGAGATCGACGAATTCCGGCCGCAGATCGTCCATTCACACCATCCGTTCCTGCTGGGCGCGACCGCGGTCCGCATCGCCCACCATTTCGACTGCCCGCTGGTCTTTACCCATCACACCATGTACGAGCAGTACACGCACTATGTTCCCGGCGATTCGCCGCCCCTGAAAAGGTTCGTCATCGATCTCGCCACCCATTACGCCAATCTCTGCGATCAGGTAATCGCGCCGAGCGAGAGCATCGCGGCGATCCTTCACCGCCGCGGCGTCCACACACCGGTGGACGTCGTTCCGACGGGAATTCGAGTGCGGGACTTCGCCGACGGGGACGGCGCGCAGTTCCGCAAGGCGTATGCCATTCCCGAGGATGCGCCCGTATTCGGCCATGTCGGAAGACTGGCGCCGGAGAAAAATCTGGGTTTCCTGTCCAGAGCCGTCGCCCTGGTTCTCGCCAACCACCCCGATGCCCATTTTCTGGTCGTCGGCTCCGGCCCGAGCCGTGTTGAACTGGAACGCCTTTTCAGCGAGCGGGGGCTGTCGGGACGTGTTCATGCGACCGGCACGCTCGAAGGCAGAAAGCTGGCCGACGCCTATCACGCCATGGATGCGTTCGTCTTCGCATCGTCGAGCGAGACGCAGGGGCTCGTCCTGGTCGAAGCGATGGCCGCCCGGCTGCCGGTCATCGCCATCGACGGCACAGGCGTCCGGGAAACCGTCGTCGATCAATACAATGGCCGCCTTGTTCCCGATGACGTGAGCGAGCAGGACTTCGCCGACGCGATGAAATGGCTTCTGGCGCAACCGCCGGCCGAGCGCAATCGCCTTTCAAACGGCGCTTTCGAAACGGCAGACCGGCTGTCGATCGAACGGTCGGCGGCGCGCTGTCTGGAGCTTTATCATCGGCTCCTGGACCGCGACGGCAGCGATCGGAATGCCGAGGCCTATCGGCTCTGGGCAGCGACGCGGCGCCGCGTGGCCACCGAATGGGCCTTGTTGCGAAGCCTATCGGAATCGATGCAGTCGGCGCTTCAATCGCGTCAGTTCACCCATGATGATGAACCGTGA
- a CDS encoding (2Fe-2S) ferredoxin domain-containing protein produces MQPDAIIYTINELHLNSAQQRRLAASIDAAGGPPWRLVRLQGTGQALGRVLDDVAAEGHGVILVQPLGLPFSQSLAAWLPGALAHWLQEREHRADRCPRVLLGDDQSGSEAVMAGVISDVATAGETARRIDPAEARLGKPGWQEPPAFKHHLLVCSGPRCHFRDAADLRTMLKEALIAAGADRDCLLATTGCLFPCNRGPIVAVYPRGEWYRLPDQQSVERFVSRVLVAGESLDDLLIHTVPPPEPAAQPPETGRAAIRAATPATPATVPVR; encoded by the coding sequence ATGCAGCCTGACGCCATAATCTATACAATCAACGAACTTCACCTGAATTCAGCACAACAGCGCCGACTCGCCGCGTCCATCGATGCCGCCGGGGGGCCGCCATGGCGGCTGGTCCGACTGCAGGGGACCGGGCAGGCGCTGGGCCGGGTGCTGGACGACGTTGCAGCGGAGGGCCACGGTGTCATCCTGGTCCAGCCGCTGGGCCTGCCGTTCTCCCAAAGTCTGGCCGCATGGCTGCCAGGCGCACTCGCACACTGGCTGCAGGAGCGGGAGCACAGGGCGGACCGCTGTCCCCGGGTACTGCTTGGCGACGATCAGAGTGGCAGCGAGGCCGTCATGGCCGGCGTCATAAGCGACGTCGCGACCGCTGGCGAAACGGCAAGGCGGATCGATCCCGCCGAAGCACGGCTTGGCAAGCCCGGCTGGCAGGAGCCACCGGCGTTCAAGCATCACCTGCTGGTGTGCTCGGGCCCGCGCTGCCATTTTCGCGATGCCGCTGATCTCCGCACGATGCTGAAGGAGGCGCTGATAGCGGCTGGTGCCGACCGGGACTGCCTGCTTGCAACGACCGGCTGTCTTTTTCCCTGCAATCGGGGCCCTATCGTGGCCGTTTATCCGCGCGGCGAGTGGTATCGTCTGCCTGATCAGCAATCGGTGGAACGGTTCGTTTCGCGGGTTCTGGTGGCGGGAGAGTCGCTGGACGATCTTCTGATCCATACAGTGCCGCCGCCGGAGCCAGCCGCGCAGCCGCCAGAGACGGGACGGGCGGCGATCCGGGCGGCGACACCGGCGACACCGGCGACAGTGCCGGTCCGGTGA
- a CDS encoding ABC transporter ATP-binding protein codes for MSRVSAQNISIDIDGQRIVDAVDLDVESGTFVGLVGPNGSGKSSLLRTIYRVLKPRTGRVTVDGEDIWALSARETAQRVAVVAQERMGEFDFTVGELVLMGRHPHQGMFDSDTAEDQQIVDRCLDLVSMHDRRHRQFMSLSGGEKQRVLMARALAQRARFMVLDEPTNHLDIRYQLDLLGLIRRLDVTALAALHDLNLAARYCDRIVMLSDGRVVAAGTPTEVLTAERIAEVYEVGADVIAGGDGVPQIRFFPLAATA; via the coding sequence ATGAGCCGCGTCTCTGCTCAGAATATCTCCATCGACATCGACGGTCAGCGGATCGTCGACGCCGTCGATCTCGACGTCGAGTCCGGCACCTTCGTCGGATTGGTCGGTCCCAACGGCAGCGGCAAATCGAGCCTGCTGCGCACGATCTATCGTGTATTGAAGCCGCGCACCGGCCGAGTGACCGTTGATGGCGAGGATATCTGGGCCCTCAGCGCCCGGGAAACTGCCCAGCGCGTGGCCGTCGTCGCACAGGAACGCATGGGCGAATTCGATTTCACCGTCGGGGAACTGGTTCTCATGGGGCGGCATCCCCACCAGGGGATGTTCGACTCAGACACGGCCGAGGATCAGCAGATCGTTGATCGCTGTCTTGATCTCGTCAGTATGCACGACCGGCGGCACCGGCAATTCATGAGTCTGTCCGGGGGTGAGAAGCAGCGCGTGCTGATGGCGCGGGCCCTGGCGCAGCGCGCCCGGTTCATGGTCCTGGATGAACCGACCAATCACCTGGATATCCGCTATCAGCTCGATCTTCTGGGGCTGATACGGCGTCTGGACGTGACCGCGCTGGCGGCGCTGCACGATTTGAACCTGGCGGCGCGCTATTGCGACCGGATCGTCATGCTCAGCGACGGTCGGGTCGTGGCCGCCGGGACGCCGACGGAAGTGCTTACCGCCGAGCGAATCGCCGAGGTTTACGAGGTCGGGGCCGACGTGATCGCCGGGGGCGACGGCGTGCCGCAGATCCGGTTTTTCCCGCTCGCGGCTACGGCCTGA
- a CDS encoding fatty acid desaturase, producing MSEQVSSDQVAPDPRQLIRALAPYRVSSNTRSLVELAITFIPFVLLWALMWAALDAGYWAGFLLTIPAAGFLVRLFMIQHDCGHGSFFRNRRANDWVGRIIGVLTLTPYDFWRRSHALHHANSGNLDHRGIGDIDTLTVREYEARTPLRRLYYRLYRHPFVMFGIGPAYLFVFSHRLPTGSMNSDRRVLISAMTTNASIALLAGAVMWFGGAATFLMVQVPITLLAASIGVWLFYVQHQFEETFWEHDENWRFHDAALHGSSYYELPGILRWFTANIGVHHVHHLSSRIPYYRLPDVMRDHAELRSIGRLTMMESFRCVRLVLWDEDERRLVSFREAHARSDPKNHTSVKPETA from the coding sequence ATGTCTGAACAAGTGTCGAGTGACCAGGTAGCGCCCGACCCCCGTCAACTCATCCGTGCCCTTGCCCCCTATCGGGTTTCCAGCAACACCCGCAGCCTCGTCGAACTGGCGATCACCTTCATACCCTTCGTGCTTTTATGGGCGCTCATGTGGGCCGCCCTGGATGCGGGGTACTGGGCAGGCTTTCTGCTGACGATACCGGCAGCCGGCTTTCTGGTGCGCCTGTTCATGATCCAGCATGACTGCGGGCACGGCTCCTTTTTCCGGAACCGACGGGCCAACGACTGGGTTGGCCGGATCATCGGCGTCCTGACACTGACACCATATGATTTCTGGCGGCGGTCGCATGCCCTGCATCATGCGAATTCCGGCAATCTGGATCACCGGGGCATCGGGGATATCGATACCCTGACGGTGCGCGAGTACGAGGCCCGTACGCCTCTGCGGCGACTTTACTATCGGCTTTACCGGCATCCGTTCGTCATGTTCGGCATCGGACCGGCCTATCTCTTCGTGTTCAGCCACCGGCTGCCGACAGGCTCGATGAACAGCGATCGGCGTGTGCTGATAAGCGCGATGACAACCAATGCATCGATCGCCCTGCTGGCGGGGGCGGTCATGTGGTTCGGCGGGGCGGCGACCTTCCTGATGGTTCAGGTGCCGATCACGCTGCTCGCCGCCTCCATCGGCGTCTGGCTGTTCTATGTTCAGCACCAGTTCGAGGAGACGTTCTGGGAGCACGACGAGAACTGGCGTTTTCATGACGCCGCGCTGCATGGCAGTTCCTACTACGAACTGCCGGGCATTCTACGGTGGTTCACGGCCAATATCGGCGTCCACCACGTCCACCACCTGTCGAGCCGGATTCCGTATTACCGTCTTCCCGACGTCATGCGCGATCACGCCGAACTGCGCTCGATCGGCCGCCTTACCATGATGGAGAGCTTCCGGTGCGTCCGGCTCGTGCTTTGGGACGAGGATGAGCGCCGTCTGGTGTCGTTCCGGGAGGCGCATGCGCGATCGGATCCAAAAAACCACACCTCTGTCAAACCGGAGACGGCCTGA
- a CDS encoding Crp/Fnr family transcriptional regulator, translating into MPTDPGRDFDAKTFLAKVGDGRSVADYRKDETVFSQGDACDAVYFIQQGQIKISVVSEQGKEAVVAMLGRDDFFGEGCLAGQHQRIATARAMTEAVVTRIEKETILRLIRNDPAVSELFTAHLLGRAARVEADLVDQLFNSSEKRLARTLLLLAKFGQEGKPEPVIAKISQETLAQMIGTTRARVSYFMNKFRKLGLISYNGGIEVHSSLLNVILYDQPPDDVSPDS; encoded by the coding sequence ATGCCGACAGACCCTGGCCGGGATTTCGATGCCAAAACGTTTCTTGCCAAGGTGGGGGACGGCCGCAGCGTTGCCGACTATCGAAAGGACGAGACCGTCTTTTCTCAGGGGGACGCCTGCGATGCGGTCTATTTCATCCAGCAGGGACAGATCAAGATCAGCGTCGTGTCGGAACAGGGCAAGGAAGCCGTGGTCGCCATGCTCGGCCGGGACGATTTCTTCGGCGAAGGCTGTCTCGCCGGGCAGCATCAGCGCATCGCTACGGCCCGCGCCATGACCGAAGCCGTCGTAACCCGCATCGAGAAGGAGACCATTCTTCGCCTGATCCGGAACGATCCGGCGGTCTCGGAACTGTTCACCGCCCATCTGCTTGGCCGGGCGGCCCGGGTCGAGGCGGACCTCGTCGATCAGCTCTTCAATTCCAGCGAAAAGCGCCTGGCCCGGACACTGCTGCTACTCGCGAAATTCGGCCAGGAAGGAAAGCCCGAGCCGGTCATCGCGAAGATCAGCCAGGAGACGCTGGCCCAGATGATCGGAACGACACGGGCGCGGGTCAGCTATTTCATGAACAAATTCAGGAAGCTCGGCCTGATTTCGTACAATGGCGGGATCGAAGTGCACAGCTCGCTGTTGAACGTGATCCTCTATGATCAGCCGCCCGATGATGTCTCTCCGGACTCCTGA
- a CDS encoding histidine phosphatase family protein — MSAVWCRSGRRMRDRIQKTTPLSNRRRPDGCSGHISARAEGGRRRHGGGDAEVGMLASPLTFADTGVPLSRQRFHFIRHAQSMHNALAESSIGDPMVRDAPLTDLGHEQARALQERFCGVDDIELVVISPLTRAIQTALCAFDGHSAPKLIIDTHREYLDNYCDVGRAPAELAAEFGMLAFDHLPNPWWYVDSASTAPYEKEPQDVYARRIEAFALWLKARPEQRIAVVGHGNFLYRLTGHVFANTEVLVGEL, encoded by the coding sequence ATGAGCGCCGTCTGGTGTCGTTCCGGGAGGCGCATGCGCGATCGGATCCAAAAAACCACACCTCTGTCAAACCGGAGACGGCCTGACGGGTGCTCCGGTCACATCAGTGCCCGAGCGGAAGGGGGACGGCGGCGGCACGGTGGTGGAGATGCGGAAGTCGGTATGCTAGCGTCACCTTTGACTTTCGCAGATACAGGCGTCCCCTTGTCCCGGCAAAGATTCCATTTCATTCGTCATGCACAGTCCATGCACAACGCTCTGGCCGAGTCGTCGATCGGCGATCCGATGGTCCGCGATGCGCCGCTGACCGATCTCGGTCACGAGCAGGCACGGGCGTTGCAGGAACGCTTCTGCGGCGTCGATGATATTGAACTCGTCGTCATCTCTCCCCTTACGCGGGCGATTCAGACAGCACTCTGTGCCTTCGATGGTCACTCGGCGCCGAAACTGATCATCGATACGCATCGGGAGTATCTGGACAATTACTGCGACGTCGGCCGGGCGCCTGCCGAACTTGCGGCCGAGTTCGGGATGCTGGCGTTCGATCATCTGCCGAATCCCTGGTGGTATGTCGATTCCGCAAGCACGGCCCCCTATGAGAAAGAGCCGCAGGATGTCTACGCCCGGCGAATCGAGGCGTTCGCGCTCTGGCTCAAGGCGCGGCCCGAGCAGCGCATCGCCGTAGTCGGCCACGGCAACTTTCTGTACCGGTTGACCGGGCATGTGTTCGCAAATACCGAAGTGCTCGTCGGAGAACTCTGA
- a CDS encoding iron ABC transporter permease, protein MTAGTAAAPTTAAQTPAAGRPAWARVQTVPISFVVPALAAVLFLSITLAVTIGPVQVPMTTVWRIALARITGEAGDWSTAEANIVMMLRLPRVLLAAVVGAGLAAVGVAMQAVVRNPLADPYILGISSGASVGAVAVLGLGWLSALGLYGVSVGAFLGAIAAFVLVFLVANAGGQMSPLRLILAGMACSYTLAGLTSLIVLTSDNRELARAAMEWLLGSLGGARWADLGLPAIVLIAGTIYLRFSARSLNALLMGDETAATLGVDVHSLRRVLFVVLSLLTGIMVAVSGAIGFVGLVIPHMARMLVGSDHRRVVPVAILVGAIFLVWVDVGARMVFAPVELPVGVITALLGGPFFIWMLATRRWQPKGTS, encoded by the coding sequence GTGACCGCAGGAACGGCGGCAGCACCGACAACGGCGGCACAGACACCGGCAGCGGGGCGCCCGGCGTGGGCGCGTGTCCAGACTGTCCCGATCTCGTTCGTCGTGCCGGCGCTCGCCGCTGTGTTGTTTCTGTCGATCACACTGGCGGTCACGATCGGGCCGGTCCAGGTACCGATGACAACGGTCTGGCGGATCGCGCTGGCCAGGATCACCGGCGAAGCAGGCGACTGGAGCACGGCCGAGGCCAACATCGTCATGATGCTGCGCTTGCCGCGTGTGCTGCTGGCGGCGGTGGTCGGCGCCGGATTGGCGGCGGTCGGGGTCGCGATGCAGGCCGTGGTGCGCAACCCGCTGGCCGACCCCTATATTCTGGGCATCTCATCCGGGGCTTCGGTGGGTGCGGTGGCCGTGCTGGGTCTGGGCTGGCTTTCGGCGCTGGGGCTCTACGGGGTTTCCGTCGGTGCTTTTCTGGGCGCGATTGCCGCTTTCGTCCTCGTTTTTCTGGTGGCGAATGCCGGTGGCCAGATGTCGCCGCTGCGGCTGATCCTGGCGGGTATGGCGTGTTCCTATACACTTGCCGGCCTGACCAGTCTGATCGTGTTGACATCGGACAACCGCGAACTGGCGCGGGCGGCGATGGAGTGGCTGCTGGGCAGTCTCGGCGGCGCCCGATGGGCCGATCTGGGACTGCCAGCCATTGTTCTGATCGCCGGGACCATCTATCTGCGATTTTCGGCGCGATCGCTGAACGCCCTGCTGATGGGCGACGAGACGGCGGCGACGCTGGGGGTCGACGTCCACAGCCTGCGGCGGGTCCTTTTCGTCGTCCTGTCGCTGCTGACCGGAATCATGGTCGCGGTCAGCGGTGCGATCGGGTTCGTCGGCCTCGTCATCCCGCACATGGCGCGCATGCTGGTAGGGTCGGATCATCGGCGCGTGGTGCCGGTGGCAATTCTGGTCGGGGCGATCTTCCTGGTCTGGGTCGATGTCGGCGCGCGGATGGTATTCGCGCCGGTCGAATTGCCGGTCGGTGTCATCACGGCGCTGCTCGGCGGGCCGTTCTTCATCTGGATGCTCGCCACGCGCCGCTGGCAGCCAAAGGGGACGTCATGA
- a CDS encoding ShlB/FhaC/HecB family hemolysin secretion/activation protein produces the protein MSQNGFGRRIRPLGGLAASGMALVAAGSLAMSASAQPLQARPDAGTLLRDGLQTEPAHPESEIDDHQTPDSSPPDSHAPTSPAGQSTDRARIAITSISIAGNSVFDDQTLLAELEGYQHRRYELAGLQALAGQIAAHYRDNGYPFVRAMLPPQEIGDGSLTIEVVEGRYGQVRATGDDAALARAAQRYLDGLRPGAVIAETGLERATRILDDLPGMDIAPVLRPGQSPGTGDLEVEVEPGRRWAAVVSADNYGNRYSGPHRARIALTANRLLMVGDEIAFSAVYTDEDLWLGSLDYSVPVGISGLRASAGFARTEYRLGDTFSGFTGTATVGSLGLSHPVIRRQSGNLTVSAEARYKVLEDQLFGRTFDRKDAYTGTLGLTFDRRDRMAGGGVTYGGLSATGGVIDNKLPGRDGGAFLKLNGRVARLQHLPGRFSLQGSVRFQAGDDLDGSESFSLGGPNAVRSHPAGEASASAGILGRTELRYTMETLAPYLFADFGHSTGLGSGSPRSLAGAGFGIRATHESGIEADAAVAWQIGSDDAVSDDRQHPRVWLSVRYRF, from the coding sequence ATGAGTCAGAATGGTTTTGGCCGCCGAATCCGCCCACTCGGGGGGCTGGCGGCGTCCGGCATGGCACTGGTCGCGGCCGGATCTCTGGCGATGTCCGCTTCCGCCCAACCGCTGCAGGCGCGGCCCGACGCCGGAACACTGCTGCGCGACGGACTGCAAACGGAACCAGCCCACCCTGAATCTGAAATCGACGACCATCAAACCCCCGATTCCAGCCCCCCCGACTCTCACGCGCCCACCTCTCCAGCAGGCCAGTCCACCGACCGGGCGCGAATTGCAATCACCTCGATCTCGATCGCCGGCAATAGCGTCTTCGACGACCAGACGCTGCTGGCGGAACTGGAAGGCTATCAGCATCGGCGATACGAGCTTGCGGGCCTGCAAGCCCTGGCCGGCCAGATTGCCGCCCATTACCGCGACAACGGCTATCCGTTCGTTCGTGCGATGCTGCCACCACAGGAAATCGGCGACGGCAGCCTGACGATCGAGGTCGTTGAAGGCCGGTATGGGCAGGTACGCGCCACCGGGGACGACGCGGCGCTCGCCCGCGCGGCCCAACGTTATCTGGACGGCCTGAGACCGGGCGCCGTCATTGCCGAAACCGGCCTGGAGCGGGCAACGCGGATTCTCGACGACCTGCCGGGAATGGATATCGCGCCGGTGCTGCGGCCCGGCCAGTCACCGGGTACCGGCGATCTGGAGGTCGAGGTCGAACCCGGCCGCCGCTGGGCCGCCGTTGTCTCCGCCGACAATTACGGCAACCGCTATTCGGGTCCCCATCGGGCACGCATCGCACTGACCGCCAACAGGCTATTGATGGTTGGCGACGAAATCGCCTTTTCGGCCGTCTATACCGACGAAGACCTTTGGCTCGGGAGTCTCGACTATAGTGTGCCGGTAGGGATCTCGGGCCTCAGGGCGTCGGCCGGGTTCGCCCGCACCGAATATCGGCTGGGCGACACATTCAGCGGATTCACCGGCACCGCGACCGTTGGCTCGTTGGGGCTGAGCCATCCCGTCATCCGGCGCCAGTCCGGCAATCTGACGGTTTCGGCAGAAGCACGCTACAAGGTCCTGGAGGACCAGCTCTTCGGTCGCACTTTCGACCGCAAGGACGCCTATACCGGAACGCTGGGATTGACTTTCGATCGGCGCGACCGGATGGCGGGCGGCGGCGTCACCTACGGCGGCCTGTCCGCGACCGGCGGCGTCATCGACAACAAGCTGCCGGGACGCGACGGCGGGGCCTTCCTCAAACTGAACGGCAGAGTGGCACGGCTGCAGCACCTGCCCGGCCGGTTCTCGCTGCAGGGTTCCGTCCGATTTCAGGCCGGCGATGACCTGGATGGATCGGAGAGCTTCTCCCTCGGCGGACCGAACGCCGTCCGCAGTCACCCGGCGGGCGAAGCATCGGCCAGTGCCGGAATCCTCGGGCGGACCGAGTTGCGTTATACCATGGAGACTCTTGCACCGTACCTGTTCGCCGATTTCGGCCACAGCACGGGCCTGGGTTCGGGGAGCCCCCGCAGCCTGGCGGGCGCCGGCTTTGGCATCCGGGCAACCCACGAAAGCGGCATCGAAGCAGACGCCGCCGTCGCCTGGCAGATCGGGAGCGACGATGCCGTCTCTGATGACCGTCAGCATCCACGTGTGTGGCTGTCGGTACGCTATCGGTTCTGA
- a CDS encoding methyltransferase domain-containing protein, with translation MTATAFVLDNTRPLTVAEAPDITLYLADEITPLWEVTDSALTEGGVAPPYWAFAWPGSRAFALLLRDDPAIVAGKRVLDVASGCGLAALVAARAGAAAVSANDIDPHALTAIRLAAELNGLVVNLLEGDLTDWPPERVTAEVVLIGDVCYEFDTANRFKDWLKALARLGKAVYLADPSRKFGPVADGSASGFEPVVTYSLETSLDLETTVVKQTTIWRACRD, from the coding sequence ATGACCGCGACGGCCTTCGTGCTGGACAACACCCGGCCGCTCACCGTGGCCGAAGCACCGGATATCACGCTCTACCTGGCTGACGAAATCACGCCGCTGTGGGAAGTGACCGACAGCGCCCTGACCGAGGGCGGAGTGGCGCCGCCATACTGGGCCTTTGCCTGGCCCGGAAGCCGCGCCTTCGCGCTGCTGCTGCGTGACGATCCGGCCATCGTGGCGGGCAAGCGGGTGCTGGATGTGGCAAGCGGTTGCGGTCTGGCGGCGCTGGTCGCAGCCCGGGCCGGGGCAGCGGCGGTCAGCGCCAACGACATCGATCCTCATGCGCTGACGGCGATCCGGCTGGCGGCCGAGCTCAACGGTCTGGTGGTCAATCTGCTGGAAGGCGATCTGACGGATTGGCCGCCGGAACGGGTAACGGCCGAGGTCGTCCTGATTGGCGATGTCTGCTACGAGTTCGACACCGCCAACAGGTTCAAGGACTGGCTGAAGGCGCTTGCCCGCCTGGGCAAAGCCGTCTATCTGGCCGATCCGAGCCGAAAATTCGGCCCCGTGGCCGACGGCAGTGCCTCCGGGTTCGAGCCGGTCGTCACGTACAGTCTGGAAACGTCGCTCGATCTGGAAACGACCGTCGTCAAGCAGACGACAATCTGGCGCGCTTGTCGGGACTAG